In Bacteriovorax sp. PP10, the genomic window CAACCTATCATTAGGCTCAGTTGAGCAATGTTATATCCGCGAGGACTATCCTGATTTCGAAGCTCACCGTGATGTATTTTATTACACGACAAAAGCTGACTGGAAGAAACCTGCCATTCACTTGAGCCGCGCGATCAACATCCCTCTTTCAATCAAGAGTCTGGATAAAGCTTATTTTGATTTCCAACTTCCTTACCTGGTTAACAAAGTTTGTCTTTCTAATTTCGTTAGTGAGCCATTTTTAAAAGGTGTGAAAGAATTCTTAAGCATTCTGCCGGAAGATCTTCGCCACGGTTACACAACGTCAGGCCAGTCTGAATGCGTGGATAAAGTCGCAAAAGCGATTTGGGTAAAATCAGACGCAGCTATTAAAGAAAGAAATGTAAACAAGATGCTGACTTTCAAAGGTCACTATTTTGGTAATGGCTCGATGCTGGCACGTTCACTTAGCTATGAAAAAGATCCATACTTTAAAGTTGGACGTCTTCCTAATCCAACTGAAAATGATTTCAGAGAAGTATTAAAACTAGTTGAAAAAGAGTTCGCGACAGCTGAGTACCTGGCCGTTTGGGTTGAGCCGGTTCTGCAGAAGACGATGGAAAAAATGCCATACGAATTCTTAAGAGGACTTCGTGAGCTTGCAACGAGATATAATGTTGCTTTAATTTATAACGAAACAGCATCTCAATTCTTTAGATTTTCTAGCAAGTACTTCATGGCCACATGTTTCCATGAGATTACACCAGATGCCGGAATGATTTACTTCTCAGGGCAGTCAGGGATTGCTTACACATCGACCAAATACTTCCTGGAGCAGCCACTAATGATGATCAGTACTTGGGATGGAGATGAATTCCACTTCCTAAGTTACTACCATGCTTTCAAGAACGTCATGGCCAATGTTGAAGACTACAGAGAAACCGCAAAAGCTTTCCATGACAAGTTAGTTGATAAGCTTTCTCGTTATGAAATTGATGTCATAAAAATCGATAATGGTTTTGGTTATTTTAAAGGATCGATTCCAAGCTCAATGAGCAAAATGTTTATTCAACATAACGGGGTGTACCTGGTATGCCCAAGCTACGATGCTATGAAGGAGTATTTACAATCATGAGTACAAATTGCATGTTTCCCTACATTGTCTATCAACAAGGGAAATCAAATAAGGAATGGGGTCTGTCCCACGGTGAAGAGTTCAGAAAGGCCATCGCTGAACTGACAGAAATTAGACGTCACCTGATGCTTGCTAAAAATCCACGTTTAGAAAAAAGGTTGGATGAGCTTGCAATGGAGCAGTTTAATCTTTCTAAAAAATTTGCACCACATTTAGCAGATGAATTAGAAGGAATCGCCAAAGGTGCGGGACTAACGATCCCCGATCTGGTTGTGCTAAACAACTACACAGACTTCAGAGACATTATTCTTCCTGAAGAAGGATGCTCGACTGTTCATATTCAGACTCCTGAAGAAGTTCTTGCAGGACAAACATGGGATATGCACCGTTCAGCTAAAAACTATATGTGCCTAATCCACGTGCCAGCGAACGACAACCATACATCTCAGCTTGTATTGAGTCTTGTTGGATGCCTGGGGCTTATGGGTGTAAGTACAGACAATACACTTATTGGTGTGAACAACATCAATACGACCAATGCTAAGACTGGTTTGATCTGGCCGTTATTGGTAAGAAAAACTCTTGAGCAAAAAAATCTCATGACCATGAGATCAACACTTCTAAATGCACCAGTGACTTCAGGTCACAACTACATCATCGCAAGTCCAGAAGGTGGTGAGCATTTAGAAATCACTCCAACGATTGCGGAGAAAGTTTCTGCTCTTCAACAAGGACAAGTTGGATCGATTTTTCATACGAACCACTGTGTGGGCGATGAAATAAAAAAAATAGAAGATACAACGTCTATGAGTTCAACAACTCATAACCGCTGGGCGCTTCTATCGAAAAAAACTTATAAAGTTCAGGATCTGGAAGACTTTAAAAATCTTCTTACAGACCACGATGAATTCCCTAAATCAATTTGCTCGCACTTTGAAAATGGAGCTCAGGACCCGTCATTTACTTGTGGTGGTGGAGTCAGTGATTTAAAACGCGGACATCACATTTTCTGGAGAGGATGCCCTGCCCATGATGAGGATTACCGTGAATTTGAATTTTTAATTGATGGCCACGACTTTAAAAAGGTTTAATGTATGGATGAATATCCCTTTTTCTTTACTTGGGTAAAACAAAAAAATCCTTTGAGATTTAGTATCGCCTCAGTTGATGGCGTAAAAATCATTACTGAAACTGGCCATCAACTTATTGACATGTCTTCCATAAGCTACCAGGCAAGCTTTGGACACAATCATCCAACGATTATACGTCACATGAAGGAGCAGCTCGACACTATTCCCATGAGTGCACCTCGCGGAATTTTTCCAGGAAAAATCGATGCGACTCAAGAACTCCTGAAGTATATGGATAAAAAAGAAGGAAAAATCTTTTACGCAACAGGCGGTGCTGAAGCAGTAGAAAATGCACTTAAAATTGCCAGGGATGTTTCCAAAAAGAAATTAATTCTCGCCCGAGATATTTCTTATCATGGGGCCACTTTAGGAGCACTAAGTGCAACTGGTGACTGGAGAAATAAGGCCCACTTTATTCCCAGCAGAGATTGGGTTGTTCGTATCCCAGAACCGTCTGAACCAGATGCCATTGCAAAAACCCGAAAGCTTATTATCGACCACGGCAAGGATAATTTTGCGGCCTTCATCATTGAAACCATAACAGGTGGAAATGGAGTTTACGCTGGAACACAAGAATGGTGGGATGGAATCAGTGAGCTTTGTAAAGAATTTGGGATTCTTTTAATCATGGATGAAGTCATCTGTGGTTTTGGCCGTACAGGTGTTTCATTTGGTTACATGAATTATAACGTGAAGCCTGACATCATCACTCTTGCCAAAGGAATCACAGGTGGAATGGTGCCTTTTGGAGCAGTTTGGGTCAGTCAAAATATTGCTGATTATTATATGAGTAATATCCTGGCCTGTGGATTAACCAACTACGCTCATCCATTAGGGATAGCAGCGATGTCCGGAGTTTTAGAAATTGTACAGGATTTTGAATTTCAAAAACATCTGCAACATATCTGTGCTGTATTTCAAAAAGAACTGGAAAAATTAAGATCTTTACCCGAGGTGGAAAATATCCGCTACAAAGGAATGCTCGCTGCAGTCGATTTAACTGTTGATATCCAATGGAAAACATTTTTTGATAAAGGAATTCACCTGGCCACTCAAAATAAAAGAATTGTCCTTGCTCCCCCACTTATTATAACTGAAGCGGAACTCATCGAAGGTATGAACCGTTTTAAATTGGCCCTTAAGGAATTAGACCAATGAAAAATAACTCTCCCAAAGTATTTAATGATGCAGCATCTGCCTTGAGCGATATCAAATCAGGCATGACGCTTATGAGCGGTGGTTTTGGTTTGTGTGGAATCGCTGAAAATTGTATCGATGCCCTGACTGCAATTGATGTAAAAGACCTGACTGTTATTTCTAACAATATTGGTAACTCCGGGCGTGGCCTGGTTAAAATCCTGGTTCAGGACAAAATTAAAAAAGCTTATTGCTCGTATGTAGGTGGCAACCCTGATTTAGAAAAAAGGATGCTGGCCAAACAAATTGAAGTTGAACTTGTGCCTCAAGGTACATTCTCAGAGCGCATTCGTGCAGCAGGAATGGGAATCCGTGCTTTCTATACACCTACTGGTTACGGGACATTAATCGCTGAAGGAAAAGACGTTAAAATGTTTGATCGTCCTTGTATTCTTGAGACGGCCCTTCACGCAGACTTCGCGATTATCAAAGCTCAAAAGGGCGATACATTCGGAAACCTTTGGTTTAAAGAAACAGCAAGAAACTTCTCACCACTTATGGCCATGGCCGCAAAAATTACAGTTGTTGAAGTTGAAGAGTTAGTTGAACTCGGACAAATCCCACCAGAAGACATTCATCTTCCAGGAATTTTCGTTCAACGAATTTTTCAGGGTAGCAATTATAAAAATGATATCGAATTCTTAGTTACGGAAGGTGCATAATGGCGTGGACAAATATCGAAATGGCAGATGAAGTAATTCAATTTTTTACGCCTCATAGTTCTGTAAATCTTGGAATCGGAATGCCGACAGTCATCGCAGAGAGAATGCCCCGCGATTTAAATATTATGATCCACTCTGAAAATGGAGTGCTCGGTGTAAGTGGTCGTCCAACAAAAGACACTGTTTCCCCAACTCTTATTAATGCCGGTAAAGAAACAGTCGCGATCGGACCAGGAGCTAGTTTCTTTGATAGCTCGCTTAGCTTTGGAATGATCCGCGGTGGACACATTGACTACTGCGTTCTTGGTGGGATGGAAGTTGATAGCGAGAGAAGTCTTGCCAACTGGATGATCCCGGGAAAGAAAGTTACTGGTATGGGCGGAGCAATGGATCTCGTTAATGGCTCTAAGCAAGTGATCATCATGATGAACCACTTCAGTAAAGACGGCGTCGCTAAACTTCTAAAGAAGTGCGTGCTTCCTCTTACAGGAAAAGAAGTTGTCGACATCGTTGTAACTGAGATGGGTGTGTTTAAACCTACAGGGACAAGCTTTAAAGTATTAAAGATGGCACCGGGTGTATCTCTTTCAGATTTAAAAATTGAAAGTAGCATTCTTACTAACTAGTCATTGGTAATTTTTTTAAAAGAATAAATTTTTATGAAGTGTTTTTTTGATTTTGGATTTTAGGCAAAAAAAAGGGGCCCCCTGCAAAGGCCCCATTTTTTTTTGGCATCCTGCCACTAGTAAGAAGACATCCTATCCTCTACACTTATGATTATAACTGGATTTTAAAAAATTGTAGAAAAATATTTCGTGGGTAAAGTTTTCCCGAAATCCTTATTGAGTTATTATAGATAATCGGCCTATCAAACCTTCTCAAAGGCCCTCAACTCTAAGCTGGAAACACGTATGATAAAGCGTATGCTATCGCTCCTAAAGTCATTCACAAGACCTGAAAAAGACTATAAAATGCAGACCTTTACCTTCTTTATTCCCTCACCTCCAGCGAGGTCATCAGGGTATAGAGAAAAGCACTTTGATAAACTTTTTTATGAGTTTATCAACCGTGGATACAAAGTTATAAACTTCACGACTCAGGCAGCTTCTGCCGGAGAAAAACACTCGGGAATGTGGATTATTTGTTTGGTCCAGGCCACAAACGCTGAAGCTGAGGCCCTAAATCTCGATGATCTTTTTTTAGACCAGCTCAAAGGAAAGTCGGAAGTGAAAGCAGAAGTCGAAGGACTTTACTATATTGACGACAGGGCCAACGAGCTATGAAATTTTTTTCACTCGCACTTTTACTATCTCTTACAAGCTGTGCATTCATTACAAGTAAATTTGAAGCACTGACTGAAAAGAAAAAAGAAAAAGTTACGACTATCTCCAATAAAAAAAATTACTGCCCGGCAAATAGCAAAGTGCAATTTATCAGTGAAGATGAATTTTCACTTAAATTCTATAAAAGCTTAAACCCGACCATCTACGAAAATAAAAATATCACTTTCGCTGAAAAATCAGTCATGCTTGCTCTTATAGAAATGAGCAGACGTCCAGATGAAGCTTCTCCCTACTCACGCTTACAGGTTTATTTAAAACTTAATGGTAAAAATTACTATTACGACTTCAGACCTAAAAATCTGGCAGACGACACAAAGATGCCTTTCTTAAAAGGATTGGATTTTTTAACTCAGAAATTCGTTCCTAATAAGTCGCTTCTTTCTATCGCGACTCAATTAGATGCCGTCATTCCTCAAGGGATTGGTGTAAGTCTGGAGTTCGAAAATTTCTTAAAAGAAAATAGAAAAGACCTGGCCAAAAATGATGTTCTTACAGAGCGCTTTTTTAAAGGTGATGAAATCTTAACGAAGTATGAAACTTTCAATCGCGTCAGTTATAAAAGCACAGTCGAGCAGTACCTGAACGGCTTTTCTAAAACTGCTGACTACGAATATGATAAAAATGGTTTAACGGCCAATAAATCAAAAAAAGAAAACTACGAAACAAATTGCAACTATGACTTATCTAAAGAAACTTCTTTAAGAGATGAGATCATGAGTGCCGATCAAAAAAAATCTCACTATATCGCCATGAGTGAAGGTGAAGACTATTTCCTGGCCGTGAGTTCTACGACACTTTTTAGACCTTTCAAAACGAATCCCAAGATGGGCTACTTTATGAAGTCCCGTCCTGCAGCTTTCCCACTTCCCATCTGTGAGTTCAAAGGAAAGAATCAGGAAATCGTTTTATTTTCCAGCGAAGGCAGAAACCCGGTTCAGCATCTTCAGCATTTAGAAGCTTATGAAATTGACCAGGTCGACTCTGCTTTTACTCTTAATGAACTATTAGGTTTCTCACGCCATTTATTTTTATCTAACCCAGACCGCATTCTCTACGAATCAAATCGTGGAAGAAAAGCTCAACTGGATTTCTTCTTAGAAATGAACTTCCCTATCTATCACGTAGAAAACTTGGGAAATATTTTTGGCCATGCTAAATTTAAAAATGATAAACACCAAGAATCGGTTTTATACAGTGACGATCGCAGTACAGCACGTTTGTGGTGTAAAGAATGAAAGACCTGATCATTTATGGCAGAGCATCTCAAAAAGTAATTAAGACAATTCCCATCAACACAGACGACCTTACAACCAATTTGATGGAGCTACTTTTAGACAACGGCATTCCTGTAGCAAGCAGCTGCAACGGCGAAGGCGTCTGTTTAAAATGCATCTTAACTGCTAACGGCGAAAAAATTTTATCCTGCCAAATAGACATAGAGGATCTGTTTAAAGAACACGACTCAGTCACTGTGATATTTTCCTATTTGTAGACAATAACCCCTTCGTCATTTAGAATAACTTAAACCTTTTAACTCAGGCATTATATGCGTTATTTATCTATTGATATCGAAGCAACTGGACTCAACGAAAATGATTACATGATCGAATTCGGAATGGTTCCATTTTGTACGGAAACAAAAAGAATTGAAGACTCACTGGCGAGAAATTACTATATTAAATGCCCTTCATTTGAAGAACTAAAACCTCGTCTGGATAAATGGGTTATCGATCACAATGAAATGCTGATCCACAAGGCCCACGTGACTGGTTTACACATGGACAGCTTCAAAGATGAACTAGAGACTTACCTGATCTCAAAAGAAGTTAAAAACTATTTTAAAAACGATAAAAACGAAAAGATTATTCTTTTCGGTAAATCGATGAGTGCTATCGATCTGCCTTTCTTAACTCGCGACCTTTCGTGGGAATTTATGAGAAAGCACTTCCACCACAGAAACCTGGATCTTTCTTCAACGGCCAATACATTAATTGATCTAAAGATGATTCCACCTGAATGCTCTTCTGGATCGAAACTAATGAGCTTTTTAGGTATGGGTGAAGTTAAGCATACCGCACTTGAAGATGCGAAGAATACGGCGCTTATGTATATTAAGCTTCTGGAAATGCTTCAAAAGAAAATTTAGTAAAAACAAAAAATGCTCCAAAAGGAGCATTTTTTTATAACTAGCTGGGTTGCTAGCTCGAACTCTTAAAAAATAATTCTGTGTATACGATCTTCAAGCGATGTAAAAATGCTCCACTGGAGCATTTTTTCGAGCTAGTTAGCAGCAAGAAAATCCGTCGGATCAATCGCCTGTCCATTCTTTCTTACTTCAAAATGTAAATGCGGCCCGTACGATCTTCCCGTCATCCCAATCTGAGCAATAACTTGCCCGCGGTAAACGCGCTGACCTTGTGTCGTGAAATTTGATTTTGCGTGAGCGTAAACTGAAAAATACCCATTCTTATGAGCGATAACAGTGATATTTCCATACCCACCGATCTCGTCCCCAGAATAGACAACAACACCATCAGCAGCTGCTACAATGTGAGATCCAATACGTCCGCCGATATCAACACCTTCGTGTTTTCTCCCCCAACGCATTTTGAAACCAGATGTAATTCTATTGCTTGAAGGAACTGGCCATAAAAATTCACCAGATGATAATAAGTGATTAGGATCGAAGGGCTGAACATCGCTATCGCCCATGACTCCACGTTTTAGTGGAATGAAAACCCATTCACCACTTTTAATTGGCTTCGCTGGATTGGCAGCTTGAATTTTTTCTTTGGGAACATTGAATTCTTTTGCAAGGGTTTCAACGGTGTCGGTTTCTTTAACCATCACGTAGTGACCGCTTTGAACGGAAGCACAGGCAAAAGTAAATATTAGTGACAAAAATAGTAGAGCGTTTTTTGTAATGGTCATTATGCCAACATCTTCCTTGAATGTTTATGACCTTTTTAATCGGTTAAGATTTACGAGGTAAAACATCTTCTAGAAAACCTTTTACGGTTTCCATCATTTCCATCTGTGATCGTCCGTAATCACAGAGTTTAACTGGAGCGACTGAGATCATTTTGTCTTCTATTGCCTGGCAATCTGAATCTGAAAAGTCTTCATAACCCTTATAGATCCCGCCAATCCAATAGTATTTCCTGCCCCTGAAATCGATACGTTCTTCGATCTCTTCGGAGTACTTTCTAAGTCCGGTTTTAGTAACTCGCGTTCCTAAAATCTCCGCTTCTTTGCACCAGGGAACATTGATGTTCAACAGGGACATTTGCGGTATCACTTTCGATATATTTGATTGTACAAGAGTTTTAATAAAATTTGAAGCACTATAATAGTAAAGATCTTTATTTTCGGTATTTAAAAAATCCATACACGAACTAACTGCTATGGAAGGAATGCCGTGAAAAGCGGCCTCTCTCGCTGCGGCCACGGTTCCAGAATAATAAACATCCTGACCGAGATTCGCTCCTCGATTAATACCCGAAATTACCATGTCTATTTTCTGACCATAATATTTTGATTGTGGGTTTTTAAATAGATGTCCGATTGCCATCAACGAGCAATCCGCTGGGAAACCATTACATCCATAAATATTTTCTGAAATTTCCTGGAGTCTTACTGTCGTATCAAGTGTCAATGTATGGCCAGTCGTCGACCTTTCAGTAAGCGGGGCCACAACGATTACATTTGCAATGTCTGCCAGAGATTCTCGCAGAATATTAATACCTGGAGCATGAACTCCATCATCATTTGTAAGAACGATGTTCATCATTGGTAGTCTTACCTAGTATTTATTTAAAAGTTATCAGTTAAATTTTTATTTTTTTCGATATGTTCCATCTCAACCGTGAGCTTTTTTAAATCCACATTGCGATAGCAGACTTCAATCTTATCGTTAATTGAAAAGCTCATAAGATCGATGTCGAAGTAATCAAACAGCGACGGAAAAACGTTATCATTCCAGTCAATCCTCATGACGATTTGTTTGTCTTCAGTCAGATGCTGCTTAAAATGTGTGTAGAAATTGGCAATGAAATTATTTAAAATTCCACGGCGGTGCAGGTCTTCAAAAAAAGAAAAATTAAAAATCATTCCGCAAAAATATGGACTCGCACATGCTGCAAGAGTCAGTTCCGGGTAATAATTCAAATAATAATTAACACCAATCTCTTGTGATTTTTCTGTCCCTTCATCACAGTCGATAAAAATATTTTCTTTACCAACTCCGGCCTTTCCTAAATCCAAAATCACTTTCTGAATCATCGGATCATTAATTCTCGAAAAGTGCAGATGAATTTTATCTTTGGGTTCTAAAAGAGGAACAAGCTCTTTTAAAAAGACATGCTCTTGAATAAAGTTAAAGCTCATCGGTGAAAAGTTAAATCCAAAATCACGTATCCCTTTGGACTTCAAAAGTTTAAGTGTTCTTTGGTCGTAAATGCCTTCTATTTTTAAATTCTGGGCCATAAGCCATGATAGCTTAAAACTTCATTTCCATTCGCACAGATCAGATCTTGCCTAGCTAAGATTTGAGAAAATCCAGGAGCTCTTTGAAATATAAAGGATTAGAATCAGTGCCTACTGATTCTGGATGGAACTGGTAAGATATTCCACGATCAAATCGTCTGATATTGACCTCAGATCCATCTTCATAAACGGCCAGCGAATTATAGCGTTGAACCGCTCTTTCCACACCATCAAACTCAATAAAGATCGTCTGCCCGTGAATTTGTTCCTGTGCAAGACCTACAACTTTCCCATCCATCAAACCCAACATCTGATGCCCAAGACAAATTCCCATCACATAAAATTGTGGAAGATTTCTAAAAGTTTCAATCTGCTTAAAATATTTTTGATAAGCATCCGGATGCCCAGGGCCAGGGCCCAAAATCAATGCATGTTTTTCTTTCGATTCTAGAAACTCTCCTATCCTGAAATTAAAAAATTCCTGATGAGAAATCACTTTGACACTAGAGTTCAGCGGAAAAAGCACACTGGCAATATTGTATGTAAAGCTGTCTTCAAAATCTATGATGATGATTTTATCTAACATTGATTGAGGCGAAGTTGCTGGCATTATAATTAATATAAAGGAGTAGACCGAATTTTTTGTCGATCAAATCTCGTGTGTAATTGAATTCAATCTTCCAGCAATTATTTACCGGAGCATACAAAACAGAGTATGAACTCTGGTTAATAAGCTTACTTTCAATATTGTAATCAAGAGAGTTTTTCAGCGTAATAAGATCGTTAATGTTTAATGTAAAATCGTACCCAACAAGCTTAGTAATCGGGGTGTTTGATGAGTTAAAAGAGTTGTAAGTAAAATCTCCCGCAATACTAAAGCGGTCAAAGTTAAGAGTCGTTGATGACGTTAATTTATGCTCTCCCGATTTATGGAAATAAAATTCCTGAATCGCAAAAGTGAGTCTATCTAAACTAATACCGGTATTAATATAAAGTCTGGTAAGCCTGTCGACTAAACGATCTGAATCAACTGTTAGGTCAAGACCTTGAGACACATCCAAATAAGTAATGTTGCTATAAGTGAAATTGTCTTTCAGGTAACGATTGTCTTTGTAAGGATCAAACTTGGTCGATGTCTTTCTAATAAGACCGTTGTTCCACTGGAATTCAAGTGTATTACTAATCGGTAATGAATCCTGAGCAGTCGTCTGGTTAGTAATATGCTCACGGTCTCTTAAAGCATCCAGGTAATCGAACTGCCCATTTTCTGATTCAATCTGCTGACGGAATTTCTTGTTGCCTTTATACGTCTGCTCGCCCAGGTAATAATGCTTTAATTTAAACTCCTGAGAGTGTCTATAACTGTTGTTATAAACTAAGGTCGTCTGCTCGTCATTGTTCGTACGAATTTGCGGGAGTGTCCCAATCGTTGTCGGTGCCACTGGAGTCGTGCTTCCGATATCAAGGATACTCGCCTGCTTCTTATCGGCCTTCGTATTCGAGTCAATCACCAATGGTTTTTCTTCAACATAAGCAAGCCCGTAAATTTTTTCTAATTCAATCTTCGCTTCCGTTTCATAAATAAGGCCTTTCTTAGAAAAGCTTTTATCTGCTTCTGTCGGCAATTGATAAGACTGGTAATCAAGTTTTAATTGATGAGAGAAAAAAACCGGACCCAGGTTCCCTAGTTGCCAATCAAGATATGGACTAAAGTTAGTTCTGCGGGCATTTCGAATCGGCCCGTCAGTATCCACTCTATTTTGTTTAAAAATTGTATAGTCCCCATGCAGACCCACTGAAATATTCTTTAAAAAGGCATAATCAGTATGAACAATATTATAAGGCACAGAGTTCAAAGAAACTTTAGGCAGGATTTGAACGTACTGATCATCAAACTTTTTAGGATCAGTGATAAGCATGTTCTGGTTATAATAACTTTCTACACCAAGTGAGAATAAAGAAGAT contains:
- a CDS encoding C45 family peptidase produces the protein MSTNCMFPYIVYQQGKSNKEWGLSHGEEFRKAIAELTEIRRHLMLAKNPRLEKRLDELAMEQFNLSKKFAPHLADELEGIAKGAGLTIPDLVVLNNYTDFRDIILPEEGCSTVHIQTPEEVLAGQTWDMHRSAKNYMCLIHVPANDNHTSQLVLSLVGCLGLMGVSTDNTLIGVNNINTTNAKTGLIWPLLVRKTLEQKNLMTMRSTLLNAPVTSGHNYIIASPEGGEHLEITPTIAEKVSALQQGQVGSIFHTNHCVGDEIKKIEDTTSMSSTTHNRWALLSKKTYKVQDLEDFKNLLTDHDEFPKSICSHFENGAQDPSFTCGGGVSDLKRGHHIFWRGCPAHDEDYREFEFLIDGHDFKKV
- a CDS encoding aspartate aminotransferase family protein, which translates into the protein MDEYPFFFTWVKQKNPLRFSIASVDGVKIITETGHQLIDMSSISYQASFGHNHPTIIRHMKEQLDTIPMSAPRGIFPGKIDATQELLKYMDKKEGKIFYATGGAEAVENALKIARDVSKKKLILARDISYHGATLGALSATGDWRNKAHFIPSRDWVVRIPEPSEPDAIAKTRKLIIDHGKDNFAAFIIETITGGNGVYAGTQEWWDGISELCKEFGILLIMDEVICGFGRTGVSFGYMNYNVKPDIITLAKGITGGMVPFGAVWVSQNIADYYMSNILACGLTNYAHPLGIAAMSGVLEIVQDFEFQKHLQHICAVFQKELEKLRSLPEVENIRYKGMLAAVDLTVDIQWKTFFDKGIHLATQNKRIVLAPPLIITEAELIEGMNRFKLALKELDQ
- a CDS encoding CoA transferase subunit A; translation: MKNNSPKVFNDAASALSDIKSGMTLMSGGFGLCGIAENCIDALTAIDVKDLTVISNNIGNSGRGLVKILVQDKIKKAYCSYVGGNPDLEKRMLAKQIEVELVPQGTFSERIRAAGMGIRAFYTPTGYGTLIAEGKDVKMFDRPCILETALHADFAIIKAQKGDTFGNLWFKETARNFSPLMAMAAKITVVEVEELVELGQIPPEDIHLPGIFVQRIFQGSNYKNDIEFLVTEGA
- a CDS encoding 3-oxoacid CoA-transferase subunit B, with product MAWTNIEMADEVIQFFTPHSSVNLGIGMPTVIAERMPRDLNIMIHSENGVLGVSGRPTKDTVSPTLINAGKETVAIGPGASFFDSSLSFGMIRGGHIDYCVLGGMEVDSERSLANWMIPGKKVTGMGGAMDLVNGSKQVIIMMNHFSKDGVAKLLKKCVLPLTGKEVVDIVVTEMGVFKPTGTSFKVLKMAPGVSLSDLKIESSILTN
- a CDS encoding exonuclease domain-containing protein, whose translation is MRYLSIDIEATGLNENDYMIEFGMVPFCTETKRIEDSLARNYYIKCPSFEELKPRLDKWVIDHNEMLIHKAHVTGLHMDSFKDELETYLISKEVKNYFKNDKNEKIILFGKSMSAIDLPFLTRDLSWEFMRKHFHHRNLDLSSTANTLIDLKMIPPECSSGSKLMSFLGMGEVKHTALEDAKNTALMYIKLLEMLQKKI
- a CDS encoding M23 family metallopeptidase, yielding MTITKNALLFLSLIFTFACASVQSGHYVMVKETDTVETLAKEFNVPKEKIQAANPAKPIKSGEWVFIPLKRGVMGDSDVQPFDPNHLLSSGEFLWPVPSSNRITSGFKMRWGRKHEGVDIGGRIGSHIVAAADGVVVYSGDEIGGYGNITVIAHKNGYFSVYAHAKSNFTTQGQRVYRGQVIAQIGMTGRSYGPHLHFEVRKNGQAIDPTDFLAAN
- the surE gene encoding 5'/3'-nucleotidase SurE; amino-acid sequence: MMNIVLTNDDGVHAPGINILRESLADIANVIVVAPLTERSTTGHTLTLDTTVRLQEISENIYGCNGFPADCSLMAIGHLFKNPQSKYYGQKIDMVISGINRGANLGQDVYYSGTVAAAREAAFHGIPSIAVSSCMDFLNTENKDLYYYSASNFIKTLVQSNISKVIPQMSLLNINVPWCKEAEILGTRVTKTGLRKYSEEIEERIDFRGRKYYWIGGIYKGYEDFSDSDCQAIEDKMISVAPVKLCDYGRSQMEMMETVKGFLEDVLPRKS
- a CDS encoding aminodeoxychorismate/anthranilate synthase component II, encoding MPATSPQSMLDKIIIIDFEDSFTYNIASVLFPLNSSVKVISHQEFFNFRIGEFLESKEKHALILGPGPGHPDAYQKYFKQIETFRNLPQFYVMGICLGHQMLGLMDGKVVGLAQEQIHGQTIFIEFDGVERAVQRYNSLAVYEDGSEVNIRRFDRGISYQFHPESVGTDSNPLYFKELLDFLKS
- a CDS encoding LPS-assembly protein LptD, with protein sequence MKFSALFALSFLLFNQSLTARETFEFDLGQKINVLSDKAFRKTSENEFEAIGNVVITHLKNSIYGEKARINFTSGETEVLGNVRYIAPEMTLYGAKLNYNFLTKRIDLDNARVLSDNFIVTGKKIIQTSPDIIYAEDAEYTTCKDCPESWSVFAKHITIEVGQYVKMKHAFIKVNGVTAMYFPYLIFPIKQKRETGLLFPNIGFSSSEGFRYQQPFFWVIDDYKDMTLTPSTFGDRGLGGELQYRQNIKEKTWIELNTLQLNDRIYRPNKIDKTLSGTKTYRQFSDFEGHYVGQQNFNGHMYFNNTSDLDTTRDLDYFAKDRIRGTEVGGGGFLEGRSSLFSLGVESYYNQNMLITDPKKFDDQYVQILPKVSLNSVPYNIVHTDYAFLKNISVGLHGDYTIFKQNRVDTDGPIRNARRTNFSPYLDWQLGNLGPVFFSHQLKLDYQSYQLPTEADKSFSKKGLIYETEAKIELEKIYGLAYVEEKPLVIDSNTKADKKQASILDIGSTTPVAPTTIGTLPQIRTNNDEQTTLVYNNSYRHSQEFKLKHYYLGEQTYKGNKKFRQQIESENGQFDYLDALRDREHITNQTTAQDSLPISNTLEFQWNNGLIRKTSTKFDPYKDNRYLKDNFTYSNITYLDVSQGLDLTVDSDRLVDRLTRLYINTGISLDRLTFAIQEFYFHKSGEHKLTSSTTLNFDRFSIAGDFTYNSFNSSNTPITKLVGYDFTLNINDLITLKNSLDYNIESKLINQSSYSVLYAPVNNCWKIEFNYTRDLIDKKFGLLLYINYNASNFASINVR